In Candidatus Krumholzibacteriia bacterium, a single genomic region encodes these proteins:
- the ftcD gene encoding glutamate formimidoyltransferase, protein MQLVECVPNFSEGRDRAVLDAIATAVTSVEGVGLLDVDPGQATNRTVFTFVGPPEPVAEAAFRAIRTAAERIDMRRHHGEHARLGATDVCPFVPLEGTSMEDCVQLARRLGERVGRELGIPVYLYEEAATRPERRNLAHIRAGEYEGLEAKLRDPEWQPDCGPARFDARAGATVIGAREFLVAYNINLNTRDKKLAHDIALDLREAGRNQRGPDGKPLRDAQGEPVKKPGRFPHVKAVGWYIEEYGRAQISINLTHLQVTPLHAVFDAAGEEAARRGLRVTGSEIVGLVPRAALLAAGKHYLRKQGRSTGVPERELVHIAVRSLGLDELGPFDPAAKVVEYRVRDAAAARLQRSSLETFVDELSSDSAVPGGGSVAALCGALGAALAAMVANLTHASRPPEPAGAALEALAVEAQELKAACLAAVDEDAAAFAAVLASLRLPRSTGAEIAARDAARRQATRGAALVPLQVLEKSARIAALAVAAVRSGLPASVSDAGVAALCAAAAAEAAYDNVAINLAALEHPDDADFVTATRAAAERSLEAATSQAAAARTALRRALETTR, encoded by the coding sequence ATGCAGCTCGTCGAGTGCGTACCCAATTTCAGCGAAGGTCGCGATCGAGCCGTCCTCGACGCCATTGCCACCGCGGTGACCTCGGTGGAGGGCGTGGGGCTGCTCGACGTCGATCCGGGGCAAGCGACGAACCGCACCGTTTTCACCTTCGTGGGCCCGCCGGAGCCGGTGGCGGAAGCAGCCTTCCGCGCCATCCGCACCGCCGCGGAGCGCATCGACATGCGCCGTCATCACGGCGAGCACGCCCGCCTCGGCGCTACCGATGTCTGTCCCTTCGTGCCCCTCGAGGGCACGAGCATGGAAGACTGCGTGCAGCTGGCGCGCCGTCTGGGGGAGCGCGTCGGGCGCGAGCTCGGCATCCCGGTGTACTTGTACGAGGAGGCGGCGACGCGCCCGGAGCGCCGCAATCTCGCCCACATCCGCGCCGGCGAGTACGAGGGTCTCGAAGCCAAGTTGCGCGACCCGGAATGGCAGCCCGATTGCGGCCCCGCCCGCTTCGACGCCCGCGCCGGGGCCACGGTGATCGGCGCGCGAGAGTTCCTCGTCGCCTACAACATCAACCTGAACACGCGGGACAAGAAGCTCGCCCACGACATCGCCCTCGATCTGCGCGAAGCCGGCCGCAATCAGCGCGGTCCGGACGGCAAGCCGCTCCGCGATGCGCAGGGCGAGCCGGTGAAGAAGCCGGGCCGCTTCCCTCACGTCAAGGCGGTGGGCTGGTACATCGAGGAATACGGCCGCGCGCAGATCTCCATCAATCTGACCCACCTCCAGGTGACGCCGCTGCATGCGGTCTTCGATGCCGCCGGCGAGGAAGCGGCGCGTCGCGGCCTGCGGGTGACGGGGAGCGAGATCGTCGGACTGGTGCCACGTGCGGCGCTGCTCGCGGCAGGGAAACACTACCTTCGCAAGCAGGGCCGCTCGACGGGTGTCCCCGAACGCGAGCTCGTGCACATCGCTGTCCGCTCTCTCGGCCTGGACGAGCTCGGGCCGTTCGACCCCGCCGCCAAGGTGGTGGAGTACCGGGTGCGCGATGCCGCAGCGGCGCGCCTGCAGCGGAGCAGCCTCGAAACTTTCGTCGACGAGCTCTCGAGCGACAGTGCCGTCCCAGGCGGGGGCAGCGTCGCCGCTCTCTGCGGCGCGCTCGGTGCCGCACTGGCAGCGATGGTGGCGAACCTGACCCACGCCTCGCGCCCGCCCGAACCCGCAGGTGCGGCGCTCGAAGCGCTGGCCGTCGAGGCCCAGGAGCTCAAAGCGGCCTGCCTCGCCGCGGTGGATGAGGACGCCGCCGCCTTCGCCGCCGTGCTCGCGAGCTTGCGACTGCCACGGAGCACGGGGGCGGAAATCGCGGCCCGCGACGCGGCGCGCCGGCAGGCGACCCGCGGTGCCGCCCTGGTGCCGCTGCAGGTCCTGGAGAAATCGGCACGCATCGCCGCTCTCGCGGTGGCGGCAGTGCGGAGCGGTTTGCCCGCTTCGGTTTCCGACGCGGGCGTCGCCGCGCTCTGCGCCGCTGCCGCCGCCGAGGCCGCCTACGACAACGTGGCCATCAACCTGGCGGCGCTGGAGCACCCCGACGACGCCGACTTCGTGACCGCAACCCGCGCTGCCGCCGAGCGCAGCTTGGAGGCAGCGACCTCGCAGGCAGCGGCCGCCCGCACCGCTTTGCGCCGCGCCCTCGAAACCACGCGGTGA